GCCGCAGGCGTGATCGTGAAATATGCTACAATTCTCAGCACGACCTTTCTTACGGGCGATGGCAAGCGCGCCGCAGCCCCATATCACTGATACCCGAGGCCCCCTCGTGGCGGACTACATGATCGAGGCGAAAGCCCTCAGCAAGCGCTATGATACGGTTGTAGCGCTGGACGGCGTGGATATCTCTGTCGGCACCGGCCAGATCTACGCCCTGCTTGGCCCCAACGGCGCAGGCAAAACCACCACCCTCAGCATCCTCACCACCCTCATCCAGCCCAGCGGCGGCAGCGCCACCATCGGCGGCCACGACATCCTGCGCGCGCCGAACAAGGTGCGCCAGATGATCGGCGTGACGTTTCAGGACATCGTGCTCGACCCCGATCTGACCGGGCGCGAGGTGCTGGATGTGCACGGCCAGCTCTACCAGATCCCCGCCGCCCAGCGCCGCGCGCGCATCGCCGAGCTGGCCGAGCTGGTGCAGCTCTCCGACGCGCTGGGCCGCATGGTCAAGACCTACTCGGGCGGCATGAAGCGGCGGCTGGAGCTGGCGCGCGGCCTGATGACCAAGCCCAGCCTGCTGTTCCTCGACGAGCCGACCCAGGGCCTCGACCCGCAGAACCGCGTGGCGATCTGGGATCACATCCGCACCCTCAACCAGCAGGAGGGCCTGACCCTGCTGCTCACCACCCACTACATGGATGAGGCCGAGGCCCTGGCGGGCCGCGTGGGCATCATCGACCACGGCAAGATGGCCGCCGAGGGCAGCCCGGCTGAGCTAGTGGCAGGCATGGGGTCGGATGTGGTGCGGATCGTGGGGCGGGGCGACAGCTCGCACTTCCTGGAAAACCTGAACGCGCTGCCGTATATCGACGCCGTGAGCTACAGCCCCGAGGACCGCGTCATCCAGATCGGGGTGGACAGCGGCAGCCAGCGGCTGGCCGAGATCATCGCGCAGGCGGGCGGCAACGGCTACCGCATCGACGATGTGATGATCGCCCGGCCCTCGCTCGGCGATGTGTTTCTGAAGTACACCGGGCGCGCGCTGCGCGACTAGAGCATAAGAGAGCCTATGAACGCAACCATTACGATCTGGGCCAAGCACATGCGGAAGTTCTTCCGCAGCCGCGAGGAGCTTGGCGGCCTGCTCATCCAGCCCATGCTGTGGGTCGCGCTGTTCGGCGTGGGTATGGGGTCTATTCTCAGCAGCGCGGGCAACCCCAACTATATGTCGTTCCTGCTGCCGGGCATCCTGGCGCTCACCGCGCTGGGCGGCGCGGCGGGCGGCGGCATCATCCTGCTGGATGAGCGGATACGCGGCATCATGAAAGAGTACCTGGTGGCCCCCATCCCCCGGCTCAGCATCCTGATGGGCAGCGTGGCCAGCACCACCACCAAGGCCCTGTTCCAGGTGGTGATCATCCTAGTGCTGGGGCTGCTGCTGGGCGGGCAGCTCACCGCCAACCCGCTGGGCTGGCTGGGGCTGTTCGTGCTGATCACGCTGTTCTCGGTAGGCTTCGCCGGGCTGGCGCTGGCGGTGGCCAGCAAGTCGCGCAGCATCATGGGCTACCACGGCATGCTGTTCCTGTTCAACCTGCCGCTGCTGTTCGCCTCCAACGCGCTCTACCCGCTGAAGCAGCTGCCCGCCTGGATCAACGTGGTGGCCATGCTCAACCCCACCACCTACCTGATCGATGCGGCGCGCGCGGTGGCATTCAACGGCGCAGCCACCATCCCGCTGGGCGTCTCGTTCGCCGTCCTGCTGGTGCTTGCAGTCGGCGGCATGTGGCTGGCGCTGGCCTCGTTCCGCAGCACCATCCGGTAGATACCGCCGCGCAGCCCGCACCCCCATGCCGCAGCGCCTATCGCTGCGGCATTTTCGCCCCATGTGCCGCTCTGGGCACATGGGGCGCGGTTTCGCTCTGCGGGAATCTGCCCTTGTGGCAGCAGCGGGGCAGGCGGCGGGCAGCACACAAAAGTGTAAAAAATGGTAAGATGGTGAATCAGAACTGAAAACATCCCAGGGTAGCCCTGCCGCATGCGATGTTCTTGGCGTATACTACCAACACGCCACACCATCGACGCTGCAACCGATACCCACCGCGCAGCCTAGCTGCACCAACCAGCAGGGTATAGCAACGTGCAAAACTACCACGAACAACCCAAGGCCATCCGCACCCAGCTTGGGTCACGCCTATGGCCCCAGATCGCCCCTGCGGTAGCCGCGCTGCTCTGCCTCAGCTGGTTTTTTCTCAGCATCACCCCGCTGCCCCCGAATGATCTGTGGTGGCACATGGCGGCTGGCCGCACCATGCTGCACGAGGGCGCGCTGCTGACCCAGAACCGCTGGTCGTACGCGCTGCCCGCCGACGCCCCCTATATCTACCAGAGCTGGCTGAGCGAGATCGCCATGTACCTGCTGTGGCGGGTGGGCGATGTGCCCATGCTGTCGCTTGCCCGCATGCTGCTGATCACCGCCAGCTACGGGCTGGTGGCCTGGCACGCGGCCCGCCACACCGGCAGCGGCAAGGCAGCGGCGGCGGCGCTGCTGCTGGCCATCCTGGCGGGGTGGAGCAACTGGACGCTGCGACCGCAGACCTTCGCGCTGCTGGCCGGGGCCGCCTTCGCTGTGGCGCTGGGCGAGTTCTTGGATGGCAGGCTCGCGCCCCGCGCGCTGCTGGTGGCGCTGCCGCTGCTGATGGCGCTGTGGGTGAACCTGCACGGGTCGTTTGTGCTGGGCATCGCACTGGTGGTGCTGGCGCTGGCGGGGGCCGCCGCCCAGCGCGCCCAGGGCGGCGCGAGCGCCTCGCTGCGCACCCTGGGCGCGGCCAGCGCGCTCACGGCGGGCGCGGCGCTGCTCAACCCGCTGGGCATCGGCATCTTCGCCTACGTGCGCAGCATGCTGGGCAACGCCCCGCTGCAGAAATGGTTTGTCGAGTGGCAGTCGCCCAAGCCATCGCTCAACCTGCTCGACACCAGCTGCTGGTTCTTCCTGATCGTGCTGCTGATCACCGCGCTGATGGCGCTGGGGCCAAAGCGCCCTAGCGTCACCGCCGTGCTGTGGTACTGCGCGCTGGCCTGGCTGGCCTTCGGCGGGGTGCGCTACATCATGTGGTTCGCGCTGCTGATCATGCCGCTGATCGCCCAGCAGATCGCCCCGCACCTGACGCCCGATCGCCCACGGCCGCTTCACCCCGCCGCGCTGGCAGCCATCGCGCTAGTGGGCATCATCGGCCTGCCCTGGCTGCAGATCAACACGCTGATCGGCGCGGGCGGGTCGACCCTGTTCGCAAGCCAGGGCAGCTACCGCACCCTGATGGCCGACACCACCCCGATCGGCGCGGGCGAGTGGCTCGCCCAGAACCCACCATCCAGCGGGCGGATGTGGACCAACATCACCTACGCCAGCTACCTTGAGTGGCGCACGCCCGACATCCCGCAGTTCACCGATCTGCGCGTCGAGCTGTTCCCGACCGACACATGGGAGCAGAGCTTCGCCATCGCGGGGGCGAAAGATGAGGGCATGGCGCTGATCGACCGCTGGCAGATCACCACGCTGCTGCTCGACCGCCGCCGCGACACCAAGCTGCTCGCGCGCATCTCATCCGATCCGGGCTGGTGCCAGCGCTACGCCGACCGCGACGCCCAGATCTTTCAGCGCTGCACCAGCTGATGCAGCCTACCGAGCGCAGCCATATGCCGCGCAGGCAACAACACTATGATAGAACCAGCCCACATCCTGATCGTCGATGACGACATCGGCATCCGGCGGATGCTGCAGCTGCTGCTGCACGACGCGGGCTACCGCGTCTCTACCGCCGACAGCGGCGAGGAGGCGCTCGCCTACCTGGAGCTGGTGACCCCCGACCTGATCTTGCTCGACCTGATGCTGCCGGGCCTGAGCGGCAACGATGTGGCCCGCCAGATCAAGGCCCACCCCACCTGGCCCTTCATCCCGATCATCCTGATCACCGCCCGCAGCGACTCGCGCACCAAGGTGAGCGGGCTTGACGCCGGGGCCGACGACTTTCTGACCAAGCCGATCGAGTTCGCCGAGCTGCTGGCCCGCGTGCGCGCCCTGCTGCGGCTGCAGCGCGCCCAGCGCTCGCTGCAGGCCGAGCAGCGCAAAACCGAGCTACTGCTGAACCTGACCAGCGAGCTGGGCATATCGCTCGACCTCGACGCGCTGCTCACCCACTTCCTCGAGAAGCTGGGCGACGCGATCGGGGCCGTCCGCGCCAGCGCCATCCTGATCAGCGAAGACCCGCCGCGCTTCTACTCATCCAGCCGCCACCAGGCCGTGCTCAGCATGCAGGATGTGCTCTCGCGCGGGGTGGCTGGCTGGGTGCTGCGCGAAAAGCAGCCGCTGCTGATCGCCGACTGCAGCGAGGATGAGCGCTGGATCGCGTCGGGAAACTACAGCTCGGCGGTGCGCAGCGTGGCCGCCGCCCCGATCATGCGCGACAACCGCGCGCTGGGCGTGATGACCGCCGTCCACCACACGCCCAACCACTTCACCGACGAGCACCTGGCCCTGCTCACCCTGGTGGCGCAGCAGAGCGCCTTCGCGCTGGAGAACGCCGAGCTCTACCACCTGACCCGCAGCCAGAAAGATCTGCTGGAGCGGCGCACCGAGGATCTGCAGCGTCTCAACGAGATCAGCCGCCACCTGAGCGAGCTGATGCAGCCCGAGCTGCTGCTGCGGCTGGTGGCCCACCTGATGCACCACACCTTCCGCTACCCCCAGGTGGTCATCTACCTGCGCGAGGGCGGCAGCCTGCGCGTGCGTGCGATCGCCGGCGGCCTGCTGGATGACCGGCTGCTCGGCTCGACGCTGCCCGCCGACTACGGCGTGCCCGGCTGGGTGGTGCAGAACCAGAAGGTGCTGCGCATCGACCACGCCCCATCCGACCCGCGCTACGCCGCGCTCGGTCAGGGCGGCGCAATCGTGTCCGAGCTGGCAGCCCCGATCTTCGCCGGGCGCGAGTTCTACGGCGTGCTCGAGATCGCCAGCACCGCACAGGGCGCTTTCACGCCAAACGACGAGCAGCTGCTCGATACCCTGGCCACCCAGATCGGCATCGCGCTGGATAACGCGCGCCTGTTCGAGAATGAGAAGCGGCGCGTGCGCCAGCTGGCCCAGGTGAGCGACCTCTCGGTGGCGATCACCGCCCAGCTGGACAGGACGCACAACCTGCAGATCGCCGCCGATGCGCTGCTCACCATCTTTGGCATCGAGCGCAGCGCGATCATTATGTACGACAAGGATCTGCGCCAGGGCTTCTGGGCCACTGGCGGCAGCAGCCCCGCCAGCACGATCGCCTCGGTAAACCAGATCCTCTTCCCGCCCGAGGGCATGAAGATCCACATCACCAGCCCCGTGATCACCACCAGCGTCGCCGAGAACCCGCTGATGCAGCGCTACCTGCCCCTGCTGCAGACCGAGAAGATCGAGGCGCTGGCGATCGCCCCGCTGATGAGCCAGGGCAGCGCGATCGGCGTGGTGACGCTCGACATCAGCAGCCGGGTCGAGCAGTTCGGCCAGGCCGAGCTGACCCTGCTGGCCACGGTGGCCAGCCTGATCGGCCAGGTGGTGGAAAACGACCGGCTCTACCGCGAGGTGGAGGACGAGCGCCGCACGCTCAACGCCGTGCTCGATGGCGCAGCCGACCCCATCCTGCTGATCGGTCCGCACGACCGCCTGCTGCTCTCCAACCGCGCGGCGGCCCACCAGCTGGGCATCAGCAACGCCAACGGCACGCCGATCGCCTCGCTCATCCAGGAGCCAGATCTGCTGCACGCCCTGAGCGGCCCCACCAACGGCCACGGCCCCCACGAGGTGACGCTGGATGAGGCGATCACTTTCTCGATCAGCGTGGCCCAGGTGCAGAATGGCCAGAACAGCGTGCTGGGACGCGTGGCCGTGCTGCAGGATATCACTGCGATAAAAGAGCTGGAGCGCCGCGAGCAGGAGCGGCTGCGCGGCGCGCTGCGGCGCTATGTGTCGCCCCAGGTGGTCGAGCAGATGCTGGCGGGCGGCAACGACTTCGGCACGCCGATGGACCACAATGTGGTGGTGCTATTCGCCGACCTGCGCGGCTACACCGCGCTCACCGAGGGCATCCCCGCCCGCGTGCTGGTGGAGCAGGTGCTCAACCGCTACTTCACCGCCATGACCGAGGTGCTCTACCACTACGAGGGCACGATCGACAAGTTCCTGGGCGATGGGATCATCGGCGTGTTCGGCACACCGATCGCCCACCCCGACGACCTGGAGCGCGCGCTGCGGGCCTCGGTCGATCTGCAGCGCGCCTTCAACCGCCTGCGCGCCGAGTGGTGGCAGCAGCTGCACCTCGACATCGGCATGGGTATCGGCCTAGGCTACGGCCACGCGGTGGTGGGCAACATCGGCTCGGCCCAGCGCACCGACTTCACGCTGGTGGGCGATGTGGTGAATACGGCCAGCAGGCTCTCGGGGCTGGCGCTGGCGGGCCAGATCGTGGTCTCGCACCAGCTGATCGATGCCTTGCCCGAGCACACCGAGCTGCCCTTTGGCATGCGCGAGCTTGGCCGCATCCCGCTGAAGGGCAAGCAGGATCCGCACCAGATCTACGAGATCGAGTATGAGGAAAAGCAGATCTGAAAGCGAAAGTATACAGCACGATCTATGTCTCACCCAACTGAGGTTACGCTCGACACGCCGCTGGACATGCACCTGCACCTGCGCGAGGGCACGATGCTGGAGACCGTGGCCCCGCTGAGCGCCGCACCCTTCGCCGGTGCGGTGATCATGCCCAACCTGGTGCCGCCGGTCGACTCGCTCGCGCGGCTCCAGTGGTACCGTGGCGAGATCGCGCGGGCCATCGGCGCACACCAGTTCACCCCGCTGATGGCGCTGTTCTTCCGCAGCTACACCGAGCACGAGCTGGCCGAGGCCAAGCCGCACATCATCGGCATCAAGCTCTACCCGGCAGGCGTGACCACCAACAGCGCGGGCGGCGTGGCCAACATCGACGCGGCGCGCGACACGCTGGCGGCCATGGAGCGGCTGGGCATCCCCCTGCTGGTGCACGGCGAGACCCACGGCTTCGTGCTCGACCGCGAGGTCGAGTTCCTGCCGATCTACGACCGGCTAGCCCGCGATTTCCCCCGCCTCACGATCATCATGGAGCACATCACCACGCGGCAGGCCGCCGATTTCCTGGCCGAGCACCCCAACGTCTACGCCACCGTCACGCTGCACCACCTGCAGATCACGCTGAACGACATGGCGGGCGGGCTGCTCAACCCGCACCTGTTCTGCAAGCCGATCGCCAAGCGCCCCGAGGACCGCGAGGCCCTGCTGGAGCTGGCGCTGCAGGCCCACCCCAAGCTCATGTTCGGCAGCGACTCGGCTCCCCACCCCACCGAGGCCAAGGAGTGCGCGGGCTGCGCGGCGGGCGTGTTCAGCGCACCGGTGGCGCTGCCCATGCTGATCGAGCTGTTCGCGCAGCACGGCGCGCTCGCCCGGCTGCAGGCCTTCGTCTCCGACAACGCGCGGCGGATCTACGGCATCAACCCGCCGCAGAAGCTGGTGCGCTTCGCCCGCCAGCACTGGCAGGTGCCTGCCCGCTATGGCGCGGTGGTGCCCTACTGCGCCGGGCAGCAGCTCGGCTGGCAGCAGCAGTAGAAAGAAACTGCGGCGCGCAGTTATCACTCAATAACACTGTAAGCTGGCAGCAGCAGTAGAAAGAAACTGCGGCGCGCAGTTATCACTCAATAACACTGTAAGGCGGCTGGCTCTGGTAGGATAGACGGGGCGAGACGGTGAAACATCTCGCCTCGTCGGATCGATGACGATACAGACCGGAGCCAGCACACGTATGACAACTCGCACCAGCGCTAGCGCGGATGTTCGCGCCAGCACCACCGCCCCAGAGTCCCGCGCCACCTTCACCTCGCACCTGGGCGTAATCGCCGCCACCCTCGGATCGGCCATTGGCCTCGGCAACATCTGGAAGTTCCCCTCGCTCACCGGCACCAACGGCGGCGCGGCCTTCCTGATCACCTACCTGTTCGCCACGCTGCTGGTGGGCCTGCCCGTGATGATCGCCGAGATCAGCATCGGGCGCACCATCCGCGCCGACCCCATCACTGGGCTGCGCAGGCTGGCCCCCAGGCAGGTGTGGTGGGTGATCGGCGCGATGGGCATCGTCTCGTCGTTCCTGATCATGGCCTTCTACACCGAGGTGGTGGGCTGGGTGCTGGCCTTCATCGTGGCCGCCGCCACCGGCCAGCTGCAGACGACCAGCCCGGAGACACTGGGCGCGCACTTCGCCCAACAGATCGGCGACCCCGCGCAGTCCATCCTCTGGCAGTGGGTGGTGCTGGCGATCGTCAGCGGCATCATCGCGTTTGGCGTCACCAAGGGCATCGAGGCCACCACCAAGCGGCTGCTGCCCATCCTGTTTGGCCTGCTGGTGCTGATCGGCATCCGCAGCCTGATGCTGCCCGGCGCTGGGCAGGGGCTGGCCTTCCTGTTCGTGCCCGACTTCAGCAAGGTGACGCCCGCCGTCATCCTGGCGGCGCTGGGACTGGCCTTCTTCAAGCTCTCGCTGGGCATGGGCGCGATGATGACCTACGGCAGCTATTTCCGCAACGATCAGAACATCCCCGGCACCGCCACCCGCGTGATGCTGGCCGATCTGCTGGTCTCGCTGCTGGCGGGCGTGGCGATCTTCCCGGCGGTGTTCAGCTTCGGGTTCGAGCCGCAGGCCGGGCCAGCGCTGCTGTTCATCACGCTGCCCGCCGTGTTCGCGGCCATCCCCTTCGGCCAGGTGCTGCTGGTGCTGTTCTTCGTGCTGGCCGCGATCGCCGCCGTGGGCGCGATGCTCTCGATGATCGAGGTGCCGATCACCTCGCTGATGGGTATGCTGGGCTGGGATCGCCGCCGCGCCACCGTGGCCACGCTGGTGGGGCTGGTGCTGTTCGGCGCACCGGCGGCGCTCTCCAACAGCGTGCTGGCCAACGCCAAGCTGTTTGGCAAGACGCCCTTCGACCTCTACGACTTCCTCACCTCGAACCTGCTGCTGCCGCTGGGCGGCCTGCTGATCTGCGTGTTCGTGGGCTGGTTCTGGGGCCTCGACCAGTTCGCCGCCGCGCTGGGCAACCCGCCCGGGCAGCCGAGCGCGCTCACCAAGGCGCTGTTTGTGCTGCTGCGGTTTGTCTCGCCCATCCTGCTGGTGATCGTGCTGATCAACGGGCTGATACCAGCCTAACTTCCACCCCATGGCAAAAGCGGCCTGGGAAATGCTCCCAGGCCGCTTTTGCTCTACCGCATCGCGCCGGGCGCTAGGCCTTGGGCGGGTAGGCGCGCTCGTACTGCGGCGGCACCGGCACCGGCTGGCCCAGCGCCACCGCCGCCCGCAGCGGCCAGTGCGGGTCGCGCAGCAGCTCGCGGGCCAGCAGCACCATATCGGCCTGGCCCTCGCGCACGATGGCGTCGGCCTGTTCGGGCGCGGTGATCAGGCCCACGGCGGCGGTGGGCAGCCCCGACTCGCGGCGCACCTGCGCGGCCAGCGGCACCTGGTAGCCGGGGCCAACCGGGATGGCGGCCCGCGCCACGTTCCCGCCCGAGCTGACGTCGATCAGATCCACGCCCTCGTCGGCCAGCCGCCGCGACAGCGCCGCCGTCTCCTCCACATTCCAGCCGCCCTCCACCCAGTCGGTGCCCGAGAAGCGCACCAGCAGCGGCAGCTCCTCCGGCCAGACCTGGCGGATGGCCCGCGCCACCTCGACCACGATCCGCCCGCGATTCTCCAGGCTGCCGCCGTAGGCGTCGCTGCGCTGGTTGGAGATAGGCGAGAGGAAGTTGTGCAGCAGGTAGCCGTGGGCGGCGTGGATCTCGACCACCTGGAAGCCCGCCGCCAGCGAGCGGGCGGCGGCGGCGCGGAACGCGGCCACCAGCTGGCCGATCTCCTCCACGCTCAGCGCGTGGGGCGTGCGGTAGCCATCCGCAAACGGGATGGCGCTGGCGCTGACCACCGGCCAGCCGCCCTGCTCGTCGCTCAAGGGCTTGCCGCCATCCCAGGGGCGGGCGGTGCCCGCCTTGCGGCCAGCATGGGCCAGCTGGATGCCCGGCGTGGCCCCCTGCGAGCGCAGGAAGGCCGTGATGCGGGCCAGCGGCTCGATCTGCGCGTCGTCCCATAGGCCCAGGTCGCTGGGCGAGATCCGCCCGTGCGCCTCGACCGCCGTGGCCTCGGAGATGATCAGGCCCGCGCCGCCCGCCGCGTACGAGCCGAGGTGCGCCAGGTGCCAGTCGTTCGCAAAGCCATCCTGCGCGCTGTACTGGCACATCGGCGCGACGCCCACGCGGTTGCGCAGCGTGATGCCGCGAAGGGTGAGCGGGGTGAAAAGGTGTGTCATATGCTCTCTATCCTCTATCGCTCCATGACAAAGAGGCCAACGGGGGTGCCCGCCGCTGGCATAGATTCTGGACTTCGTTGGTCAGATTTATCTAGTACTGGGTATTGTACCGCAGAAGCTCAGCCGTTGTCGAGCGGCCAGAGGATGAGGTTTTGCCGCGCCACCATGGGCGAGCGCATGGGCAAAGAGCGCAGAGCGCCCTGGCAAGCCCTACGCCCAACGCCCGTTGCTGGCCTGCCGCGCCTAGGAATAATGCTCGCTGCTGTTGGTGGCGCTCACGATCTCGCCGCTGCGGGTGAGCAGCAGTCGGCAGGTGTTGCGCAGCTCGCAGCGCACGCTGCAGCGCCCCGAGGCCGACATCTCTGCCGACACGCCAAAAGGGCACTCCTTCGCCAGGCACCCCTCAATATTCACAGCGTAGCGCGGGCCGCCAGCGGGGCCATCCAGCTGCCGCAGCCGCATAGAGGCACTGATAAGATCGGGGCGCTGCTCTTGGGTGAATGCGCGCGCAATTCGCAACATTGGATGGACACGTTTCCTGCGTGGCATTGCTTGTACCTCCCGCATCACAGCCACTTGACGAGTGGAACCTTCCGCTATTCGTGAAAGTTCTCACACGTACATTATGCCAATTTCCAGCCGAAACAATGTGAAAAAAGCCGCCACGTTCTGTTATCATCCAACTACTATTTCTTTTGGGGCAGGATCGCCGATCACAGGCGTGTGATCGGCTGCGCCACGCATGGAGAGCGCTATGGAATGTCGTATCGGCTGTGGCGCGTGCTGCATCGCGCCCTCGATCTCCTCGCCCATCCCAGGGATGCCGGACGGCAAGCCAGCCGGGGTGCGCTGCATCCAGCTGAGCGAGGACAACCGCTGCCGCCTGTTCGGGCGGCCCGAGCGCCCGGCGGTGTGCGGCAGCTTCCGCCCGTCCCCCGAGACATGCGGCGCGACCGACGCCGAGGCGCTGGCCACGCTGACCCTGATGGAGCGCGCGACCGCCCCGTAGCGGCCGATGTTCGTGCATATGGCCAGTTTGCACAAGTAGCGCCTTCGCGACATGGGCCGGGTGGCAACATAGGCAATGCCACGCCAGCAATGTCATCATTGGCGTAGGGGCGGGGCATTGCGGCCATCAGGTCGGGGGCCATGTCGGCAATGCGTGATCATCGCCAGCCCATCCGACCGATCGGATGAGGCTGGCCGCACCACCGCTCGTCACTTTCTCTTCGCCTTCGTGCCATCGCGTCTTCGTGGTAAATGGAATCTTGTGTTCCTTGGTGTCTTGGCGTCTTGGTGGTAAAACGTTCTGCCGAACAAGAACGCATAGGCCCCACAGCCGCCGAGCGAGGAGATTGACGCCCCCCAAGCTGTCAGGTAGAATGGCGGCCATATGGGCTGGCCTGCCAGCCGAATAGAAAGCGCCCCTAGCCTATGGCTTTTACGCAGTCGCAACCACCCGCGCCGCTCACCGTCGAGATCCGCCCGGCCCACATGTCCGATATCTACCCCATCCTCCAGCTCCACCGCGAGGCCTTCGCCGACAAATTCGGGGCAGCGTTTGGCAGCCACGGCCACGACCGCGGTGTCGAGGCGCTGGCCGAGGCCTGGCGGCGGCAGGGCCACGGGGCGCTGCGCGGCATGCTGGTGGCCGTGGCCGAGGGCCAGGTGATCGGCACCACCACCCTGCGCACCTGGGAGATGGGCGGCGACGACACCACCGCCGCCGAGATGGCCTTCCACCGCGTGCTGGGGCCGTGGGGCGCATTCCGCTCCATCCTCACGCTCTCGCTGCTCGACCACCAGATCGCCCGCGACGAGGGCTACATCACCGATGTGGCCGTGCTGAGCACGCACCGGCGGCACGGCGTGGCCCAGCAGCTGCTGGCCCGCGCCGAGGACGAGGCCCGGCTGCGGCGCAAGCGCAGCGTGACGCTGTATGTGAGCGCGTCCAACCAGGGGGCCATCCAGCTCTACCGCCGCGTGGGCTACGAGCAGGTGCGCGTGCGCCGCTCCATGATGGCGGGGCTGGTGCTGCGCCGCTGGGCCTGGGTGTTTATGCGCAAGCTGGTGGAGGATCTGTAGCGCGGGGAAACGCAGCGCGGCCCCTGCGGCGTCTGCCGCAGGGGCCGCGCGTGGCCAGCGGTGCCTAGCCGTGCTTGTCGGCGAAATCGAGCATTAGGGCGGCCAGAGCCTGCGCGCCCTCTAGCTCCATGGCGTTGTAGAGCGATGCGCGGATGCCGCCCACCGAGCGATGCCCAGCCAGGCCCACCATGCCCGCCGCCACCGACGCCGCCAGGAACTCCTTCTCCAGCTCGGGCGTGGGCAGGCGGAACGCGATGTTCATGGGCGAGCGGAACGCCTTCTCGGCGTGGCCGCGGTAGAACCCGCCCGTGCTGTCGATCGCGTCGTACACCGCCTGGGCCTTGGCGGCGTTGCGCTGGCGCACGGCCTCCAGGCCGCCCAGGTCGGCGATCCAGCCCAGCACCAGATTCAGCACGTACACCGCGAACACCGGCGGCGTGTTGTAGAGCGAGTCGTTCTTGGCGAAGGTCGCGTAGCGGAACATGGTCGGCAGGCTCTTGGGGGCCTCCTCCAGCCAGTCCTCGCGCACCACCACCACCGTCACGCCCGCCGGGCCGAGGTTCTTCTGCGCGCCAGCGTAGATCAGCGAGAACTTGCTGGCATCAAGCGGGGCCGAGAGGATGTCGCTGGACATGTCGGCCACCAG
The sequence above is a segment of the Chloroflexia bacterium SDU3-3 genome. Coding sequences within it:
- the pyrC gene encoding dihydroorotase; amino-acid sequence: MSHPTEVTLDTPLDMHLHLREGTMLETVAPLSAAPFAGAVIMPNLVPPVDSLARLQWYRGEIARAIGAHQFTPLMALFFRSYTEHELAEAKPHIIGIKLYPAGVTTNSAGGVANIDAARDTLAAMERLGIPLLVHGETHGFVLDREVEFLPIYDRLARDFPRLTIIMEHITTRQAADFLAEHPNVYATVTLHHLQITLNDMAGGLLNPHLFCKPIAKRPEDREALLELALQAHPKLMFGSDSAPHPTEAKECAGCAAGVFSAPVALPMLIELFAQHGALARLQAFVSDNARRIYGINPPQKLVRFARQHWQVPARYGAVVPYCAGQQLGWQQQ
- a CDS encoding sodium-dependent transporter produces the protein MTTRTSASADVRASTTAPESRATFTSHLGVIAATLGSAIGLGNIWKFPSLTGTNGGAAFLITYLFATLLVGLPVMIAEISIGRTIRADPITGLRRLAPRQVWWVIGAMGIVSSFLIMAFYTEVVGWVLAFIVAAATGQLQTTSPETLGAHFAQQIGDPAQSILWQWVVLAIVSGIIAFGVTKGIEATTKRLLPILFGLLVLIGIRSLMLPGAGQGLAFLFVPDFSKVTPAVILAALGLAFFKLSLGMGAMMTYGSYFRNDQNIPGTATRVMLADLLVSLLAGVAIFPAVFSFGFEPQAGPALLFITLPAVFAAIPFGQVLLVLFFVLAAIAAVGAMLSMIEVPITSLMGMLGWDRRRATVATLVGLVLFGAPAALSNSVLANAKLFGKTPFDLYDFLTSNLLLPLGGLLICVFVGWFWGLDQFAAALGNPPGQPSALTKALFVLLRFVSPILLVIVLINGLIPA
- a CDS encoding ATP-binding cassette domain-containing protein, translating into MIEAKALSKRYDTVVALDGVDISVGTGQIYALLGPNGAGKTTTLSILTTLIQPSGGSATIGGHDILRAPNKVRQMIGVTFQDIVLDPDLTGREVLDVHGQLYQIPAAQRRARIAELAELVQLSDALGRMVKTYSGGMKRRLELARGLMTKPSLLFLDEPTQGLDPQNRVAIWDHIRTLNQQEGLTLLLTTHYMDEAEALAGRVGIIDHGKMAAEGSPAELVAGMGSDVVRIVGRGDSSHFLENLNALPYIDAVSYSPEDRVIQIGVDSGSQRLAEIIAQAGGNGYRIDDVMIARPSLGDVFLKYTGRALRD
- a CDS encoding GAF domain-containing protein, whose translation is MIEPAHILIVDDDIGIRRMLQLLLHDAGYRVSTADSGEEALAYLELVTPDLILLDLMLPGLSGNDVARQIKAHPTWPFIPIILITARSDSRTKVSGLDAGADDFLTKPIEFAELLARVRALLRLQRAQRSLQAEQRKTELLLNLTSELGISLDLDALLTHFLEKLGDAIGAVRASAILISEDPPRFYSSSRHQAVLSMQDVLSRGVAGWVLREKQPLLIADCSEDERWIASGNYSSAVRSVAAAPIMRDNRALGVMTAVHHTPNHFTDEHLALLTLVAQQSAFALENAELYHLTRSQKDLLERRTEDLQRLNEISRHLSELMQPELLLRLVAHLMHHTFRYPQVVIYLREGGSLRVRAIAGGLLDDRLLGSTLPADYGVPGWVVQNQKVLRIDHAPSDPRYAALGQGGAIVSELAAPIFAGREFYGVLEIASTAQGAFTPNDEQLLDTLATQIGIALDNARLFENEKRRVRQLAQVSDLSVAITAQLDRTHNLQIAADALLTIFGIERSAIIMYDKDLRQGFWATGGSSPASTIASVNQILFPPEGMKIHITSPVITTSVAENPLMQRYLPLLQTEKIEALAIAPLMSQGSAIGVVTLDISSRVEQFGQAELTLLATVASLIGQVVENDRLYREVEDERRTLNAVLDGAADPILLIGPHDRLLLSNRAAAHQLGISNANGTPIASLIQEPDLLHALSGPTNGHGPHEVTLDEAITFSISVAQVQNGQNSVLGRVAVLQDITAIKELERREQERLRGALRRYVSPQVVEQMLAGGNDFGTPMDHNVVVLFADLRGYTALTEGIPARVLVEQVLNRYFTAMTEVLYHYEGTIDKFLGDGIIGVFGTPIAHPDDLERALRASVDLQRAFNRLRAEWWQQLHLDIGMGIGLGYGHAVVGNIGSAQRTDFTLVGDVVNTASRLSGLALAGQIVVSHQLIDALPEHTELPFGMRELGRIPLKGKQDPHQIYEIEYEEKQI
- a CDS encoding ABC transporter gives rise to the protein MNATITIWAKHMRKFFRSREELGGLLIQPMLWVALFGVGMGSILSSAGNPNYMSFLLPGILALTALGGAAGGGIILLDERIRGIMKEYLVAPIPRLSILMGSVASTTTKALFQVVIILVLGLLLGGQLTANPLGWLGLFVLITLFSVGFAGLALAVASKSRSIMGYHGMLFLFNLPLLFASNALYPLKQLPAWINVVAMLNPTTYLIDAARAVAFNGAATIPLGVSFAVLLVLAVGGMWLALASFRSTIR